A window from Azoarcus sp. DD4 encodes these proteins:
- a CDS encoding TetR/AcrR family transcriptional regulator, whose amino-acid sequence MNKQEQLVDSAMQLFYRQGFHATGVDQLSREGEVTKRTLYRYFPTKEALVRAALEHRDALFMARMRAHVEAQPLAQRPAAYIDFILAWTQEPDFHGCAFINAAAEYPAVSDEAHAVAAAHKQAIRDYLDRICVEAGLAEPQAAARQLFLLGEGLTVAAQVGGYDAALAETALALAAALGSG is encoded by the coding sequence ATGAACAAGCAGGAACAGCTGGTCGACAGCGCCATGCAGCTCTTCTACCGCCAGGGTTTCCACGCCACCGGGGTGGATCAGCTGAGTCGGGAAGGGGAGGTCACCAAGCGCACGCTGTACCGCTACTTCCCCACCAAGGAAGCGCTGGTGCGGGCGGCGCTGGAACACCGCGACGCGCTTTTCATGGCGCGCATGCGCGCCCACGTCGAAGCGCAACCGCTGGCGCAGCGGCCCGCCGCCTACATCGACTTCATCCTCGCGTGGACGCAGGAGCCGGACTTCCACGGCTGCGCCTTCATCAACGCTGCCGCCGAATACCCGGCGGTGAGCGACGAAGCGCATGCCGTCGCCGCCGCGCACAAGCAGGCGATCCGCGACTATCTCGACCGCATCTGCGTGGAGGCCGGTCTGGCGGAACCGCAAGCGGCCGCCCGCCAGCTCTTCCTGCTCGGCGAAGGGCTGACCGTGGCGGCGCAGGTCGGCGGCTACGATGCCGCGCTGGCGGAAACCGCGCTGGCGCTGGCGGCCGCGCTCGGCAGCGGCTGA
- a CDS encoding MSMEG_0569 family flavin-dependent oxidoreductase, which yields MNTLFPQSTQLLSRSHYPVIVVGGGQAGLSISYCLQQHGIEHIVFEKNRVAHSWRNDRWDTFCLVTPNWQCRLPDFPYQGDDPQGFMLKDQIAEYVEAFARKTAPPIVEGVGVQHVVRGKSGRLEVTTSAGQFSTDHIVVATGGYDIPIVPAYAASLPAHIKQIHSVDYRNPQSLPEGEVLVVGSGQSGVQIMEDLHLASRKVHLCVGPAPRSPRVYRGREATEWLMDMGYYELTIDRHPLGEKAREKTNHYMTGRDGGHEIDLRKFALEGVKLYGSMAGIQGGRLEFLPDLTQNLDDADEVYVSIRRDIDKYIAAKGIDAPEEAPFEKAWAPESDPLALDCDATGITSIVWAIGFRPDYRWIELPAFDGRGNPKYTRGVSPVPGLYFLGLPWLNTWGSGRFLGVADDARHLAEVIGKRLAGADDGAGDAPQAAVA from the coding sequence ATGAACACCCTCTTCCCGCAATCCACCCAGCTGCTGTCGCGCTCGCACTACCCTGTCATCGTCGTCGGCGGTGGCCAGGCCGGGCTTTCCATCAGCTACTGCCTGCAGCAGCACGGCATTGAGCACATCGTGTTCGAGAAGAACCGCGTCGCCCATTCCTGGCGCAACGACCGCTGGGACACCTTCTGCCTGGTCACCCCCAACTGGCAGTGCCGCCTGCCCGACTTCCCCTACCAGGGCGACGATCCGCAGGGCTTCATGCTCAAGGACCAGATCGCCGAATACGTCGAAGCCTTCGCCCGCAAGACCGCGCCGCCCATCGTCGAAGGCGTGGGCGTGCAGCATGTGGTGCGCGGCAAGTCGGGCCGGCTGGAGGTGACGACCAGCGCCGGCCAGTTCAGCACCGATCACATCGTGGTCGCCACCGGCGGCTACGACATCCCCATCGTGCCGGCCTACGCGGCCAGCCTGCCGGCGCACATCAAGCAGATCCACTCGGTGGACTACCGCAATCCACAGTCGCTGCCGGAAGGCGAGGTGCTGGTGGTCGGGTCGGGGCAATCCGGCGTGCAGATCATGGAAGACCTGCACCTGGCCAGCCGCAAGGTGCATCTGTGCGTTGGCCCGGCGCCGCGCTCGCCGCGCGTGTACCGCGGCCGCGAGGCCACCGAGTGGCTGATGGACATGGGCTACTACGAACTCACCATCGACCGCCATCCGCTCGGCGAGAAGGCGCGCGAGAAGACCAACCACTACATGACCGGCCGCGATGGTGGCCACGAGATCGACCTGCGCAAGTTCGCGCTGGAGGGCGTGAAGCTCTACGGCAGCATGGCCGGCATCCAGGGCGGCCGCCTCGAATTCCTGCCCGACCTGACGCAGAACCTCGACGACGCCGACGAGGTGTATGTGAGCATCCGCCGCGACATCGACAAGTACATCGCCGCCAAGGGCATCGACGCGCCGGAAGAAGCGCCCTTCGAGAAGGCATGGGCGCCGGAGTCCGATCCGCTGGCGCTCGACTGCGACGCCACCGGCATCACCAGCATCGTGTGGGCGATCGGCTTCCGCCCCGACTACCGCTGGATCGAACTGCCCGCCTTCGACGGCCGCGGCAACCCGAAATACACCCGCGGCGTGTCGCCGGTGCCGGGGCTGTATTTCCTGGGGCTGCCGTGGCTGAACACCTGGGGCTCCGGGCGCTTCCTGGGCGTGGCGGACGATGCGCGCCATCTGGCGGAGGTGATCGGCAAACGGCTGGCCGGCGCCGACGACGGCGCAGGCGATGCTCCTCAGGCCGCCGTCGCCTGA
- a CDS encoding TonB-dependent receptor produces the protein MRLQFTAGNRTAGLRPRLLALAVLAAYQGGAVGAEPTIQLPAVEVIGTTPLPGIGLPIEQVPANVQTVKGQALEDQRSLTVADYMAQNMTGVNVNETQNNPFQPNVNFRGFTASPLLGTPQGLSVYQDGVRINEPFGDVVSWDLIPVNALANMSMMPGSNPLFGLNTLGGAISMQTKRGYTHRGGAVEVSGGSWGRYNAQAEFGGVAANGVDYFIAGNYFDEDGWRDASPSEVRQVFGQLGWRNATTDLSMTLSLADNDLIGNGLVQREFLSAQGWDAINTKPDQTENKLAFLNFNGSHWLNDATMLSANAYYRNARTRTLNGDANDDIDPDDADFDLSECVGGADEDDAEISCSGALNRSKSRRVGYGVTGQINFNQDLLGHQNLFIVGLGYEHSRTDFEQTTEFGTINAGRGVDGIGVFGDEGEVELRGVNRTWSVFATDTFSFNSVYHLTVSGRYNHTRVENRDQLIPDRSNPESLTGDHSFRRFNPAIGLAITPSKNLSFYASYNEGSRAPTAIELGCANPDQPCKLPNAMAGDPPLDMVVSKTFEGGVRGKIANGIGYSASLYRTENTDDIQFIAANSTGAGYFSNVGKTRREGVDLGLNGEMGTFRWFAGYSYIKATYQSNFSIANEVNSSAVDTDSDGDGDTIFVSKGDRLPGIPRHQFKVRGEWQALPQWTIGANVVAFSSQYSHGNENNDHRGAGGKVAGYAVVNLDTRYNFGNTGWQLFAKVNNLFDKKYHTGGMLGETFFEADGTFMGGDDEFSALVAPGAPRAAWIGVRYAFDKPAGR, from the coding sequence ATGAGACTGCAATTCACTGCGGGGAACCGGACCGCAGGTCTTCGCCCGCGCCTGTTGGCGCTGGCTGTGCTGGCGGCGTATCAGGGGGGCGCTGTGGGGGCGGAGCCGACGATCCAGTTGCCAGCGGTCGAGGTCATCGGCACCACGCCTCTTCCCGGTATCGGTCTGCCGATCGAACAGGTCCCGGCCAACGTGCAGACGGTCAAGGGCCAGGCCCTCGAAGACCAGCGCAGTCTTACCGTCGCCGATTACATGGCGCAGAACATGACCGGGGTGAACGTCAACGAAACCCAGAACAATCCGTTCCAGCCCAACGTGAATTTCCGCGGCTTCACCGCCTCGCCGCTGCTCGGCACCCCGCAGGGCCTGTCGGTGTACCAGGACGGCGTGCGCATCAACGAGCCGTTTGGCGACGTGGTGAGCTGGGATCTGATCCCGGTCAACGCGCTGGCCAACATGTCGATGATGCCGGGCTCCAATCCGCTGTTCGGTCTCAATACCCTGGGCGGCGCCATTTCGATGCAGACCAAGCGCGGCTACACCCATCGGGGCGGTGCCGTGGAAGTTTCCGGCGGCTCCTGGGGCCGTTACAACGCCCAGGCCGAATTCGGCGGCGTGGCGGCCAACGGCGTGGACTACTTCATCGCCGGCAACTATTTCGACGAGGATGGCTGGCGCGACGCGTCGCCCTCCGAAGTACGTCAGGTGTTCGGTCAGCTGGGCTGGCGGAACGCCACCACCGATCTAAGCATGACCCTGTCGCTGGCCGATAACGACCTCATCGGCAACGGCCTGGTGCAGCGGGAATTCCTGAGCGCCCAAGGGTGGGATGCAATCAACACCAAGCCGGACCAGACCGAGAACAAGCTCGCGTTCTTGAATTTCAACGGCAGCCACTGGCTCAACGACGCCACCATGCTCAGTGCCAATGCCTACTACCGTAACGCGCGTACGCGCACCCTGAACGGCGACGCTAACGACGATATCGATCCGGATGACGCCGATTTCGATCTGTCCGAGTGCGTCGGCGGAGCCGACGAGGACGACGCCGAGATCTCCTGTAGCGGTGCGCTCAATCGCAGCAAGTCACGGCGCGTCGGCTACGGGGTCACCGGGCAGATCAATTTCAACCAGGACTTGCTGGGTCACCAGAATCTGTTCATCGTCGGACTAGGCTATGAGCACAGCCGGACCGATTTCGAACAGACCACTGAGTTCGGCACCATCAACGCCGGGCGCGGCGTCGACGGCATCGGCGTGTTCGGTGACGAGGGCGAGGTGGAGCTGCGCGGGGTCAACCGGACCTGGAGCGTATTCGCGACCGATACCTTCTCGTTCAACAGTGTCTATCACCTGACCGTGTCCGGCCGCTACAACCATACCCGGGTGGAGAACCGCGACCAGCTGATCCCGGACCGCAGCAATCCCGAATCGCTGACCGGCGACCACAGTTTCCGCCGCTTCAATCCGGCAATCGGCCTGGCGATCACGCCGAGCAAGAACCTGTCGTTCTACGCCAGCTATAACGAAGGCAGTCGCGCGCCGACCGCCATCGAACTGGGCTGCGCCAATCCGGACCAGCCGTGCAAGCTGCCCAACGCCATGGCCGGCGACCCGCCGCTCGACATGGTGGTGTCGAAAACCTTCGAAGGCGGCGTGCGCGGCAAGATCGCGAACGGGATCGGCTATAGCGCCAGCCTGTACCGCACCGAAAACACCGACGACATCCAGTTCATTGCCGCCAATTCCACCGGCGCCGGCTACTTCTCCAACGTCGGCAAGACGCGGCGGGAAGGGGTGGATCTTGGCCTGAATGGCGAGATGGGCACGTTCCGCTGGTTTGCCGGATACAGCTACATCAAGGCGACCTACCAGTCCAATTTCTCGATCGCCAATGAGGTCAATTCCAGTGCGGTGGATACCGATTCCGATGGCGACGGGGATACGATTTTCGTCAGCAAGGGCGATCGCCTCCCCGGCATTCCGCGCCATCAGTTCAAGGTGCGCGGCGAATGGCAGGCGCTGCCGCAGTGGACCATCGGTGCCAATGTCGTTGCGTTCTCCAGCCAGTATTCCCACGGTAACGAGAACAACGATCATCGCGGCGCAGGCGGCAAGGTGGCCGGCTATGCCGTTGTGAATCTGGATACCCGTTACAACTTCGGCAACACCGGCTGGCAGCTGTTCGCCAAGGTCAACAACCTGTTCGACAAGAAGTACCACACAGGCGGCATGCTGGGTGAAACCTTCTTCGAGGCCGACGGGACCTTCATGGGCGGCGACGACGAGTTCTCCGCGCTGGTGGCGCCGGGTGCCCCACGCGCAGCGTGGATCGGCGTGCGATACGCATTCGACAAGCCGGCTGGACGCTGA
- a CDS encoding MSMEG_0570 family nitrogen starvation response protein, whose protein sequence is MPEMYFHVRWPDGQEENCYSPSLVIGDYLAPGQSYPVAEFVSRCEQALTVASERVREKYGFYCSSAMDQLGRIRERARDFESTPDGSVAVQAFKPGAR, encoded by the coding sequence ATGCCTGAAATGTACTTCCACGTGCGCTGGCCCGACGGCCAGGAAGAGAACTGCTACTCGCCCTCGCTGGTGATCGGCGACTACCTCGCCCCCGGCCAGAGCTACCCGGTGGCGGAATTCGTCTCCCGCTGCGAACAGGCGCTGACCGTGGCCAGCGAACGGGTGCGGGAGAAGTACGGCTTCTACTGCTCCAGCGCCATGGACCAGCTCGGCCGCATCCGCGAACGCGCCCGCGACTTCGAATCCACGCCGGACGGCAGCGTCGCCGTCCAGGCCTTCAAACCGGGCGCGCGCTGA
- a CDS encoding HPP family protein — MSRLARLVHSSAPAAPSPAFVLTSMLGAIVAIALTGWLTQLSGYPWQMAPFGASCVLAFGLPDSPLAQPRSIVGGHLVASLVGLVVLHTLGDGWLAAGIAVGVALALMQLTRTVHAPAGADPLVVLASHAGADFLLTPVLAGSVTIVLVALAANNLRQRGSYPRYWR; from the coding sequence ATGTCCCGTCTTGCCCGCCTCGTCCACTCCTCCGCTCCTGCCGCGCCCTCGCCCGCCTTCGTGCTCACCTCGATGTTGGGCGCCATCGTCGCCATCGCGCTTACCGGCTGGCTCACCCAGCTGTCCGGCTATCCGTGGCAGATGGCGCCCTTCGGCGCAAGCTGCGTGCTCGCCTTCGGCCTGCCCGACAGCCCGCTGGCGCAGCCGCGCAGCATCGTCGGCGGCCACCTCGTCGCCAGCCTGGTCGGGCTGGTGGTGCTCCACACCCTGGGCGACGGCTGGCTGGCGGCGGGCATCGCGGTCGGCGTGGCGCTGGCGCTGATGCAGCTCACCCGCACGGTGCACGCGCCCGCCGGCGCCGATCCGCTGGTGGTGCTGGCCAGCCATGCCGGCGCGGATTTCCTGCTGACGCCGGTGCTGGCCGGCTCGGTCACCATCGTGCTGGTGGCGCTGGCCGCCAACAATCTGCGCCAGCGCGGCAGCTATCCGCGCTACTGGCGCTGA
- a CDS encoding Pnap_2097 family protein: MSDATLFAPRPLAPPAPLAAMPPGRYRVGMPQLGLNGLSESWLLAECGDRHWQLLAQACGLPISQLRDARQRRVYPAFRSVRLRQAELDAVQENDVVEIASSLGRVSRTQFYSKHVVSVGHGLRAVVDMLSVFVARETAGVNSSAVRSAVAGFDAVPALEEGERFAAHNRAWLQARREQDAARGRPGHSYAPQLIRPCPSVHFNGAGFLYFARFHELVDQAEAAWFGPAAAPCVTTERHTLYHGNADVGCALNLQLCEFERHGAVLHHHVQIVRNDDHRVIADITTRRRLRREARGFLETLFEKAG; this comes from the coding sequence ATGTCCGACGCTACCCTGTTCGCACCGCGCCCGCTCGCGCCACCCGCCCCGCTCGCAGCGATGCCGCCCGGCCGCTACCGCGTCGGCATGCCGCAGCTCGGCCTCAACGGTTTGTCCGAAAGCTGGCTGCTGGCCGAATGCGGTGATCGCCATTGGCAGCTGCTCGCCCAGGCCTGCGGTCTGCCGATCTCGCAGCTGCGCGATGCGCGCCAGCGCCGGGTGTATCCCGCCTTCCGCTCGGTGCGGCTGCGCCAGGCCGAGCTGGATGCGGTGCAGGAGAACGACGTGGTGGAGATCGCCAGCAGCCTCGGCCGCGTCAGCCGCACCCAGTTCTACAGCAAGCATGTGGTGTCGGTCGGCCACGGCCTGCGCGCGGTGGTGGACATGCTGTCGGTGTTCGTCGCGCGCGAGACCGCCGGCGTGAACAGCTCGGCGGTACGCAGCGCGGTGGCCGGTTTCGACGCGGTGCCGGCGCTGGAGGAAGGCGAGCGCTTCGCCGCGCACAACCGCGCCTGGCTGCAGGCGCGGCGCGAACAGGACGCCGCGCGCGGCCGCCCCGGCCACAGCTACGCACCGCAGCTGATCCGCCCCTGCCCTTCGGTGCATTTCAACGGCGCCGGCTTCCTCTACTTCGCCCGCTTCCACGAACTCGTCGATCAGGCGGAAGCGGCCTGGTTCGGCCCGGCGGCGGCGCCCTGCGTCACCACCGAGCGCCACACGCTCTACCACGGCAATGCCGACGTCGGCTGCGCGCTCAACCTGCAGCTGTGCGAGTTCGAGCGCCACGGCGCGGTGCTCCACCACCACGTCCAGATCGTGCGCAACGACGACCACCGGGTGATCGCCGACATCACCACCCGGCGCCGGCTGCGGCGCGAAGCGCGTGGTTTTCTCGAAACCCTGTTCGAAAAGGCCGGTTGA